The genomic DNA GACCCGGCGACCGGGCTCCGGCTTTTTCCGGAAATACACGGGTCTTCCTGTTTGTCCGTGGATTCGGGTTGGTGTATCATTCCTGAAGTGCGGTGTTTCAATTTTGAACCGTTAAACCGGTTCCCTCTGAAAATCAGGCTTTCTATTGTTTAGTGAGAACGTCCTGTTTCACTCCTGACGGTCAGGTGTCAGGCATTTCCCTGTGATTTCAAGGGGTTGGGGAGTTGGCTCGAATCCTGCTCTGTTCTTGTGCGACTGGAACGGGAGCTTGGCAGTAGGCTTGCTTCATCATTTCAGAAGTAATTTTTCTTGAGGATTTCATGCGCTTCAACCTTCGCCACATCCTGCCCCTCGCCCTGATGACGTTTGGATGCGGTGCCGAGACCTCCTTCTCCGAGGCGCCCGTCGAGGCGGCCGAGATCGGGGTCCACCAGCAGTCGATGCTCCAGGTCACCGCGTGCGCGGATTGCCTGTCGAGCACCCCCGGAGCCCGCTTCCTGACGGGCTTCGATCGCGAGTGGATCAAGGGGGACGTCTACCACTACAGCCTGCGGCTGCAGGTGGGCCCGGGCGCGCATGACGTGGTGGTGCTGCACCGGGTGGTGCGCGAGTGGCTGCCCTGGTTCCCGGTGCCCTCGTCCGACGCGGCCTTCCTGGTGCACGGCGACGCGTGGGACTTCCGTGGCGCGTTCATGTCCAGCACGCTGACGAGCGATTCCAAGGATGACTCGGTCGCGGTGTATCTGGCGGGCAAGGGCGTGGACGTGTGGGGCATCGACCTGCGCTGGACGCAGGTGCCGGCGGCCACGCAGGACTTCACCTTCATGAAGAACTGGAACCTGGGGACGCACGCCCAGGACGTGGGCTCGGGTCTGTCGGTGGCGCGCTCGATGCGCCTTTTGACGGGCAGCGGTGGTGCCCCCATGCACCTGCTGGGCTGGAGCCGCGGCGCGCAGGTGGGCTACGCCTATATGAACACGGAGGCGCGGCTGCCCAAGCCGCAGCGCAACGTGAGCGGCTTCATCCCGGTGGACATGGCGGTGAAGTTCGGCCCCGAGGCGGCCCAGCAGCGCGAGTGGGCCTGCACGCGCGCCCAGATGGGTGAGCAGTTCCTGGCCCAGGGGCGCTACGAGGGGAGCCTGTCGGGCCCGGGCGCGGGCGTCACCATCATGTCGGTGGGGGAGGCGGCCATCGCCATGCCGGACGTCACCGCTCCGGCGCCGCTGCCGGCGCTGCCCTTCCGCGACCTGGGCCGCGCCGTGGGCGCCGCCACCTTCTCCTTCCTCACCGACGCGGCCAACAACGTCAACCCCTCCGTGCCCTTCTACCACTTCGCCGCCGGGAGCTTCGACGCGAGCGGCTCGCTCACCGGGCTGCGGTACGTGGGGGACCGGCGGTTCTTCGACTTCCTGAGCTCGGCGCATCCCTACCAGAGCTTCACGGAGATGGTGGAGGGGGACCAGCTGCTGTGCGGCAAGAAGAACCTGCCCTACGACGACTTCCTCAAGGACGTGAAGGTGCCGGTGCTCTACGTGGGCGCGGAGGGCGGCTTCGGCGCCTATGGGGTGTACGCGGCCAAGAACCTGCTGGGCAGCCAGGACGTGACGGCGCTGCTGGTGAAGAATGAGTCGGGGCGCCCGGCGGAGTTCGGCCACGCGGACCTGTGGCTGGCGGACGATGCGGCCAAGCGGGTGTGGGAGCCCATCTACAATTGGATGAAGCGCCACTGAGCGGCCTTCGCGGCGCTGGACGCGGACATAGATTGGCCCTCGGGTCCGGGATGCGCCCGGACGACACCGAGGGCCCCCGTGGTCGACAACATCTGGAGTGAATTCGCCTGGAGCTATGACGCCATCTGCTCCCAGCTCAACTGCTACCGGCGGATGGTGGACAAGATTCTTCGCGACACCCAAGGCCTCGCCTACGTCATCGACGCCGGGTGTGGCACGGGGCTGGTGAGCGAGGCGCTCGTGGCGCGGGGCTCCACCGTGGTGGGGTTCGACAACAACCCGGGCATGCTCGCGGTGGCGCTGCGCAAGCAGGCCCAGTCGTCCGAGGAGGCGCGCGCGCGCTGGACGGTGCTCGAGGGCGACGTGCGCGTCTTCCCCTCGCGGGCGGTGGGCGGCGCGGACGCGGTGGTGCTCAACAACGTCCTCTTCTACGTGCGCGAGCCCGAGGCGGTGTTGCGCGAGAGCCTGGCGCACCTCAAGCCGGGCGGCCGCCTCATCTCCGCGGGGCCCCGGCGCCGGCCGGACCTGCGCAAGGTGATGGAGCAGTCCATCGAGGAGTGGAAGGCCGAGGGGCGCTGGGACGAGGCCCTGCAAAAGGCCACCGCCTACCACGTGGACCTCACGCGCCGGCTGGTGTCCGACCCCAATGAGATGGTGACGTTCTTCGAGCCCGAGGCGCTGGTGGCGGAGCTGCGGCGGCTGGGGTGCACGCGCGTGCTCGCGGCCGACCACGACGACTACTACGGGGAAAACTACTACGTCTGCATGGAGCGCTGATTCCTGGCGCGCGGGGGGCCTCGAAGCCCCCCGCGTGCGCCGGGCGGACACCTGTCAGTGGAACACGCCCAGCAGGCGTGCGTCATGGATGATGCGGTGGCCGTCCGCCTTGAGCCGGCTGGTGAGGAACGGCGCGATGTCCTCGGGCGCCTTGTGCAGGCGCGCGTAGTTGCTGTCGTAGATGCGCGTCACGATGAGCTGCGCGGAGGCGATGATGCGCTGCAGGTTGTGCTGCAACTCGTTGCCCTCCATCAGCAGGTGCAGCTCGCAGATGTACTTGCGGTGGTCCTCCAGCATCTTGAAGAGCGCCTTGCGCTGGTCGCCATTGGGCACGCGCGCCTTGGCGCCGGTGACGATGACCACGCACAACTGCTGGCGGTGGGCCTCGTACGACTCGCGAAAGCGCATCGTCACCAGCTGGATCTCCTGCGGGCTGGGCGGCTGCTCCCACCGGATGAAGAAGACACGGTTGATGAGCGCCGTCTTGAAGTTCGGAGGGGCGACGGGGATGGTGGTGGTGGTGGTGGCGGTAGCGAACATGGACCCTCACTCCAGGACTGCGGCCGTACAGGAGGCGCGACGGAAAACGTCGAGCGGCTGGCGTGCCCGGCACGGCGACGACAGGCGGTGCCAATCTGGGGAGCCTCCGCCCCTTCCCCAAGGCCTACAGCCCTTCTCGGCCGTCAGAAGGACGCGAGGTCTCATTCGAATGTCCGGTGCTTCACGTCCGGGCCGTTGGCCCGTCAACGCTCCGCGTACCGGGAGGCCCGCGACGGGGCGGAGTGTCTAGGGTGCTGTGGGTATGCGACCCACGCCGCGTGAGGGTGGATTCCTGGGCCTGCTGCTCATCCTGGGCTTGCTGGGAGCGGGCTTCCTCGCGTTGTCGGACGAGGTGCGCGAGCACTCCACCCAGGCCTTCGACGAGCAGGTGCTGCGCTCGCTGCGCCGCCCGGACGATCCGGGCCAGCCCCGGGGCCCGCGGTGGCTCGCCGAGGCGGCGCGGGACGTGACGGCGTTGGGCAGCATGTCGGTGCTGGCGCTCATGGTGGTGGCGGTGGGGGGCTTCCTCGCACTCGTGCGGCGCTGGCGCACCCTGGCGCTGGTGCTGGGCTCCACGCTGGGCGGCGTGGCCGTCAACACGCTCATCAAGGGGCTGGTGGCGCGCCCCAGGCCCTCGGTGGTGCCCCACCTCACCCAGGTGCTCTCGGAGAGCTTCCCCAGCGGTCACGCCATGCTGTCGGCCATCGTGTACCTGACGCTGGGGGCGCTCCTGTCCGAGCTCGTCTCCAAGCGCTGGCTCAAGGCGTACCTGGTGACGGTGGCGCTCGTGCTCACGCTGCTCATCGGCGTCACGCGGGTGTACCTGGGGGTGCACTACCCCACGGACGTGCTGGGCGGATGGATGGCGGGCCTGGGCTGGGCGCTGCTCGC from Melittangium boletus DSM 14713 includes the following:
- a CDS encoding DofA protein; translation: MFATATTTTTIPVAPPNFKTALINRVFFIRWEQPPSPQEIQLVTMRFRESYEAHRQQLCVVIVTGAKARVPNGDQRKALFKMLEDHRKYICELHLLMEGNELQHNLQRIIASAQLIVTRIYDSNYARLHKAPEDIAPFLTSRLKADGHRIIHDARLLGVFH
- a CDS encoding phosphatase PAP2 family protein; this translates as MRPTPREGGFLGLLLILGLLGAGFLALSDEVREHSTQAFDEQVLRSLRRPDDPGQPRGPRWLAEAARDVTALGSMSVLALMVVAVGGFLALVRRWRTLALVLGSTLGGVAVNTLIKGLVARPRPSVVPHLTQVLSESFPSGHAMLSAIVYLTLGALLSELVSKRWLKAYLVTVALVLTLLIGVTRVYLGVHYPTDVLGGWMAGLGWALLAGLVARVARRRSPGLREEARGDTEPP
- a CDS encoding class I SAM-dependent methyltransferase; the protein is MVDNIWSEFAWSYDAICSQLNCYRRMVDKILRDTQGLAYVIDAGCGTGLVSEALVARGSTVVGFDNNPGMLAVALRKQAQSSEEARARWTVLEGDVRVFPSRAVGGADAVVLNNVLFYVREPEAVLRESLAHLKPGGRLISAGPRRRPDLRKVMEQSIEEWKAEGRWDEALQKATAYHVDLTRRLVSDPNEMVTFFEPEALVAELRRLGCTRVLAADHDDYYGENYYVCMER